Proteins encoded together in one Micromonospora kangleipakensis window:
- a CDS encoding carbohydrate ABC transporter permease → MAPDSGTRTLISHAQLRRGRGKVIYWTLLAVVVVGFTLVFLGPLYWMVTGALKSGQEIAQTPPSLFPKDPQSQNYADAWNNLNLAKLLFNTFYYAAGALVFQLVLDTAAAYALSKLRPVFGNVILGLMLATLMIPAMVLIVPQYVTVIDLPILHLNLLDSPFAIWLPAVANAFNIFLLKRFFDSIPEELMAAALMDGATPLRTLWSIILPMSRPILGVVSIFAVTAVWKDFLWPKLVMPSPETRTVSVGIYAFSGGTPMNVVIAASVIAAIPTVIVFLIFQRNIMSGLTTGSLKG, encoded by the coding sequence ATGGCACCGGACTCCGGGACCCGGACCCTCATCTCCCACGCTCAGCTTCGGCGGGGGCGCGGCAAGGTCATCTACTGGACGCTGCTCGCCGTCGTCGTCGTGGGCTTCACGCTCGTCTTCCTCGGGCCGCTCTACTGGATGGTCACCGGCGCGCTCAAGTCCGGCCAGGAGATCGCGCAGACCCCGCCATCGCTGTTCCCGAAGGATCCCCAGTCGCAGAACTACGCTGATGCGTGGAACAACCTGAACCTCGCCAAGCTGCTGTTCAACACGTTCTACTACGCGGCTGGCGCGCTGGTGTTCCAGCTCGTCCTCGACACCGCCGCGGCGTACGCCTTGTCGAAGCTTCGACCGGTGTTCGGCAACGTGATCCTCGGCCTGATGCTGGCAACGCTGATGATCCCGGCGATGGTCCTCATCGTTCCGCAGTACGTGACCGTGATCGACCTGCCGATCCTGCACCTCAACCTGCTCGACTCGCCGTTTGCGATCTGGCTGCCCGCGGTCGCGAACGCGTTCAACATCTTTCTGCTGAAACGGTTCTTCGACTCGATCCCGGAGGAGTTGATGGCGGCGGCCCTCATGGACGGGGCGACGCCGCTACGCACGCTGTGGTCGATCATCCTGCCGATGTCGCGCCCCATCCTCGGCGTCGTCTCGATCTTCGCCGTGACGGCGGTCTGGAAGGACTTTCTCTGGCCGAAGCTGGTCATGCCGTCGCCCGAGACCCGGACGGTCAGCGTCGGCATCTACGCCTTCTCGGGTGGTACGCCCATGAACGTGGTGATCGCCGCGTCGGTCATCGCCGCGATCCCGACCGTCATCGTCTTTCTGATCTTCCAGCGGAACATCATGTCCGGTCTGACCACAGGCAGCCTCAAAGGATAG
- a CDS encoding glycoside hydrolase family 13 protein has translation MIYQVYPRSFADGNGDGIGDIAGIRSRLNHLSALGVDAIWYSPWYPSPMADAGYDVADYRDIDPVFGTLAEAEALIAEAHALGIRTIVDVVPNHCSDVHPWFQAALAGGPEAPERELFWFRPGRGPDGSQKPTDWVSPFAGDTWTRTTNPDGTPGDWYLHLFAPQQPDLNWDHPRVRAEFEDILRFWLDRGVDGIRIDSAAMLAKDPTLPEATPDGPNPFIDVDAVHEIYRSWRRIADSYPGERALIGEVWLPDHERFANYLRPDELHAAFNFDFLGCAWEPAALRACIDATLAAHAPVGAPATWVLSNHDVTRHVTRYGRADTTFSFAAKREGVPTDLELGTRRARAAALLSLSLPGAAYVYQGEELGLWEVEDIPYELRQDPMFQRSGRVDPGRDGCRVPLPWTGDTPPFGFSPDGSAAPWLPQPTDWKDRTVRAQTGDPHSMLELYRAAIALRRADPALGDGELTWLPSPDGVLAFSRSGGFRCLVNLADAAVPLPPHERLLLASGPLDDDLLPPDTAVWLRTTGEPAAPAVPA, from the coding sequence GTGATCTACCAGGTGTACCCACGTAGCTTCGCCGACGGCAATGGCGACGGCATCGGCGACATCGCCGGCATCCGGTCCCGGCTGAATCACCTGTCCGCGCTTGGCGTCGACGCGATCTGGTACAGCCCCTGGTACCCCTCCCCGATGGCCGACGCCGGCTACGACGTGGCCGACTACCGCGACATCGACCCGGTTTTCGGCACCCTGGCCGAGGCGGAGGCGCTGATCGCGGAGGCACACGCGCTCGGCATCCGGACCATCGTCGACGTGGTGCCGAACCACTGCTCCGACGTGCATCCCTGGTTCCAGGCGGCACTCGCCGGCGGCCCCGAGGCGCCCGAGCGCGAGCTGTTCTGGTTCCGCCCGGGTCGCGGCCCGGACGGCTCGCAGAAGCCCACCGACTGGGTCTCGCCGTTCGCCGGCGACACCTGGACCAGGACCACCAACCCGGACGGCACGCCGGGCGACTGGTACCTGCACCTCTTCGCCCCGCAGCAGCCCGACTTGAACTGGGACCACCCCCGGGTGCGCGCCGAGTTCGAGGACATCCTGCGGTTCTGGCTCGACCGGGGCGTGGACGGCATCCGGATCGACTCGGCGGCGATGCTGGCCAAGGACCCGACGCTGCCCGAAGCCACCCCGGACGGCCCGAACCCGTTCATCGACGTGGACGCGGTGCACGAGATCTACCGCAGCTGGCGGCGGATCGCCGACAGCTACCCCGGCGAGCGGGCGCTGATCGGCGAGGTGTGGCTGCCCGACCATGAGCGGTTCGCCAACTACCTCCGCCCCGACGAGCTGCACGCGGCCTTCAACTTCGACTTCCTCGGCTGTGCCTGGGAGCCTGCCGCGCTGCGGGCCTGCATCGACGCGACCCTGGCCGCGCACGCCCCGGTCGGCGCCCCGGCCACCTGGGTGCTGTCCAACCACGACGTCACCCGGCACGTCACCCGGTACGGCCGGGCGGACACCACCTTCAGCTTCGCGGCCAAGCGCGAGGGGGTCCCCACCGACCTGGAGCTGGGCACCCGGCGGGCCCGGGCCGCCGCGCTGCTCTCCCTCTCGTTGCCCGGCGCGGCCTACGTCTACCAGGGCGAGGAGCTGGGCCTCTGGGAGGTCGAGGACATCCCGTACGAGCTGCGCCAGGACCCGATGTTCCAGCGGTCCGGCCGGGTCGACCCCGGTCGGGACGGCTGCCGGGTGCCGCTGCCCTGGACCGGCGACACGCCGCCGTTCGGCTTCAGCCCGGACGGCTCGGCGGCGCCCTGGCTGCCGCAACCGACCGACTGGAAGGACCGCACGGTCCGCGCGCAGACCGGCGACCCGCACTCCATGCTCGAGCTGTACCGGGCCGCCATCGCCCTCCGCCGGGCCGACCCGGCGCTGGGCGACGGCGAGCTGACCTGGCTGCCGTCCCCCGACGGGGTGCTGGCGTTCAGCCGGAGCGGCGGATTCCGCTGCCTGGTCAACCTCGCCGACGCGGCGGTGCCGCTGCCGCCGCACGAGCGGCTGCTGCTGGCCAGCGGGCCGCTCGACGACGACCTGCTGCCGCCGGACACCGCCGTCTGGCTGCGGACCACCGGGGAGCCCGCCGCGCCGGCCGTCCCGGCCTGA
- a CDS encoding molybdopterin-dependent oxidoreductase yields the protein MLAEHPPPGARGVDGRWRSPLRGPWLTSVYGLVLLVGLPLVFLTGLLDYLAYGPQFGQAFPRDVGWLRLPPFDWPTRPSWLFRVTQGLHVTVGITLIPVVLGKLWSVIPKLFDWPPARSVAQLLERLSLLLLVGGILFEIATGLLDIQYAYLFGFDFYTAHYFGAWVFVAALVTHVALKLRRMLTALRSRPVRAELTVPRDATRPEPPDPDGLVAARPGPATVSRRGALALVGGLSLLLAGLTVGQTLDGRWRRTALLLPRGRQPGTGPTGFPVNRTAAAAGIGAADTGAGWRLTLRADGRQATLDRAALLAMPQHTARLPIACVEGWSTLQTWTGVRLRDLAALVGAGALGSAHVRSLEKAGLFAQATLQANQVLDPDSLLALRVNGVDLTPDHGFPARVIVPALPGVHCTKWVSEIEFRGRTDA from the coding sequence TTGCTGGCGGAGCATCCGCCGCCCGGCGCGCGCGGCGTCGACGGACGGTGGCGCAGCCCGCTGCGCGGACCGTGGCTCACCTCGGTGTACGGCCTCGTGCTGCTCGTCGGCCTGCCGCTGGTCTTCCTCACCGGCCTGCTCGACTACCTGGCCTACGGCCCGCAGTTCGGTCAGGCCTTCCCGCGCGACGTCGGCTGGCTGCGGTTGCCGCCGTTCGACTGGCCCACCCGCCCGTCCTGGCTGTTCCGGGTCACCCAGGGCCTGCACGTGACGGTCGGGATCACGCTGATCCCGGTCGTGCTGGGCAAGCTCTGGTCGGTCATCCCGAAGCTCTTCGACTGGCCGCCGGCCCGATCGGTGGCACAGCTGCTGGAACGGCTCTCCCTGCTGCTGCTGGTCGGCGGGATCCTCTTCGAGATCGCCACCGGCCTGCTGGACATCCAGTACGCGTACCTGTTCGGGTTCGACTTCTACACCGCGCACTACTTCGGCGCGTGGGTCTTCGTCGCCGCGCTCGTCACGCACGTGGCACTCAAGCTGCGGCGGATGCTCACCGCGCTGCGGTCCCGGCCGGTGCGCGCCGAGCTGACCGTCCCGCGCGACGCCACCCGACCCGAGCCGCCGGACCCCGACGGGCTGGTCGCCGCCCGGCCGGGTCCGGCCACCGTGAGCCGGCGCGGCGCCCTCGCCCTGGTCGGCGGCCTGTCGCTGCTGCTGGCCGGCCTGACCGTCGGGCAGACCCTCGACGGCCGGTGGCGCCGCACCGCGCTGCTGCTGCCCCGGGGCCGGCAGCCCGGCACGGGCCCGACCGGGTTCCCGGTGAACCGCACGGCTGCGGCCGCCGGCATCGGGGCCGCCGACACCGGGGCCGGCTGGCGGCTGACGCTGCGGGCCGACGGGCGACAGGCCACCCTGGACCGCGCCGCCCTGCTCGCCATGCCCCAGCACACCGCCCGGCTGCCGATCGCCTGCGTGGAGGGGTGGTCGACGCTGCAGACCTGGACCGGGGTACGGCTGCGCGACCTCGCCGCGCTGGTCGGGGCGGGTGCGCTCGGCTCCGCCCACGTCCGATCGCTGGAGAAGGCGGGGCTGTTCGCCCAGGCGACCCTGCAGGCCAACCAGGTCCTCGACCCCGACTCGCTGCTCGCGCTGCGGGTCAACGGGGTGGACCTCACCCCGGACCACGGCTTTCCCGCCCGGGTGATCGTCCCGGCGCTGCCCGGGGTGCACTGCACCAAATGGGTGTCGGAGATCGAGTTCCGGGGGCGTACCGATGCGTGA
- a CDS encoding NAD-dependent epimerase/dehydratase family protein: MRVLVTGAAGFIGSQVADLLVAEGHELVAMDALLPQAHGGELPEWSRRHDPVVGDVRDPELLDRLLAGVDAVCHQAAMVGHGLDPSDAPAYASHNDYGTAVLLAAMHRAGVTRLVLASSMVVYGEGRYECARHGTVRPAPRRSTDLAAGRYDPTCPHCPSTLTPALVPEDAPLEPRSTYAASKLAQEHLAAAWARQTGGGVWALRYHNVYGPRMPRDTPYAGVASIFRSALAAGRPPQVLEDGRQRRDFVHVSDVARANLLALATPPPQPLTPVNVCSGEPRTVGELAATLATAMAGPAPLVVGGARSADVRHVVADPRRATDLLGYTARVGFTDGVTAFATDPLREPAALTV; encoded by the coding sequence ATGCGGGTACTGGTCACCGGCGCGGCCGGGTTCATCGGATCGCAGGTCGCCGACCTGCTCGTCGCCGAGGGGCACGAGCTGGTGGCGATGGACGCGCTGCTGCCCCAGGCGCACGGCGGGGAGCTGCCGGAGTGGTCGCGGCGGCACGACCCGGTGGTCGGCGACGTCCGCGACCCCGAGCTGCTCGACCGGCTCCTGGCCGGGGTCGACGCGGTGTGCCACCAGGCCGCGATGGTCGGGCACGGACTCGACCCGTCGGACGCGCCGGCGTACGCCAGCCACAACGACTACGGCACCGCGGTGCTGCTCGCCGCGATGCACCGCGCCGGCGTGACCCGGCTGGTGCTGGCCAGCTCGATGGTCGTCTACGGCGAGGGGCGCTACGAGTGCGCCCGGCACGGCACGGTCCGCCCCGCCCCGCGCCGGTCAACCGATCTGGCGGCCGGCCGCTACGACCCGACCTGCCCGCACTGCCCGTCGACGCTCACCCCCGCCCTGGTGCCCGAGGACGCCCCGCTGGAGCCGCGCAGCACGTACGCCGCCAGCAAGCTGGCCCAGGAGCACCTGGCCGCCGCCTGGGCGCGGCAGACCGGCGGCGGGGTCTGGGCGCTGCGATACCACAACGTCTACGGCCCCCGGATGCCCCGCGACACCCCGTACGCCGGGGTGGCCTCCATCTTCCGGTCTGCGCTGGCCGCCGGCCGGCCGCCGCAGGTGCTGGAGGACGGCCGGCAGCGGCGGGACTTCGTGCACGTCAGCGACGTGGCGCGGGCGAACCTGCTGGCGCTGGCCACGCCGCCGCCGCAGCCCCTGACGCCGGTCAACGTCTGCTCCGGCGAGCCGCGCACCGTGGGCGAGCTGGCCGCCACCCTGGCCACCGCCATGGCCGGGCCGGCGCCGCTGGTCGTCGGCGGCGCCCGCTCCGCCGACGTGCGGCACGTCGTCGCCGACCCCCGCCGGGCGACCGACCTGCTCGGGTACACCGCCCGGGTCGGGTTCACCGACGGGGTCACCGCCTTCGCCACCGACCCGCTGCGCGAACCGGCGGCCCTGACGGTCTGA
- a CDS encoding glycosyltransferase family 2 protein, whose product MPTQIDVVLPCLDEAAALPGVLAAMPPGYRAIVVDNGSRDGSPEVAARHGALVVHEPRRGYGAAVHTGLEAADAELVAVLDADGSFDPTELPALVAPVAGGAADLTVGRRRPVRAGVWPWHARAGTALVAALLRHRGVPLRDLSPIRVARRDALLALGVADRAFGYPLELLIRAAAAGWRIRELDVRYAPRAAGTRSKVSGSVRGTLRATRDFAGVLRSVR is encoded by the coding sequence ATGCCGACCCAGATCGACGTGGTGCTGCCCTGCCTGGACGAGGCCGCCGCGCTGCCCGGGGTGCTCGCCGCGATGCCGCCCGGATACCGGGCGATCGTGGTGGACAACGGCTCCCGGGACGGCTCGCCCGAGGTCGCCGCCCGGCACGGCGCCCTGGTGGTGCACGAGCCCCGCCGGGGCTACGGCGCGGCCGTCCACACCGGGCTCGAGGCCGCCGACGCCGAGCTGGTCGCGGTCCTCGACGCCGACGGCTCCTTCGACCCGACCGAGCTGCCCGCCCTGGTCGCCCCGGTGGCCGGGGGCGCCGCCGACCTGACCGTGGGGCGGCGGCGCCCCGTCCGGGCCGGGGTCTGGCCGTGGCACGCCCGCGCCGGCACCGCTCTCGTCGCGGCGCTGCTGCGGCACCGGGGCGTACCGCTGCGCGACCTCAGCCCGATCCGGGTGGCCCGCCGCGACGCCCTGCTCGCCCTGGGCGTCGCCGACCGGGCCTTCGGTTACCCGCTCGAACTGCTGATCCGTGCCGCCGCCGCCGGCTGGCGGATCCGCGAGCTGGACGTCCGCTACGCCCCCCGGGCCGCCGGCACCCGGTCCAAGGTGTCCGGCTCGGTCCGCGGCACCCTGCGCGCCACCCGCGACTTCGCCGGCGTGCTGCGCAGCGTCCGATGA
- a CDS encoding TIGR04282 family arsenosugar biosynthesis glycosyltransferase: MTVLLVMAKAPVAGTVKTRLCPPATPVGAARIAAAALRDTLDAVRATPGVIPVLALRGRLADAEEGAALTAALAGWTVLPQRGDGLGDRLAHAHADVAAAWPGRPVLQIGMDTPQVTPARLGVAVRRLLTVDAVLGRAVDGGWWALGLRDARHAAALREVPMSTAQTGRRTVAALADRGLRTAPLAVLRDVDEWPDALAVAAEVPESRFARAVAPLHHALRRGGRP; the protein is encoded by the coding sequence ATGACCGTCCTGCTCGTGATGGCCAAGGCGCCCGTGGCGGGCACCGTGAAGACCCGGCTGTGCCCGCCGGCCACCCCGGTCGGGGCGGCCCGGATCGCCGCCGCGGCGCTGCGGGACACCCTCGACGCCGTCCGCGCCACGCCGGGGGTGATACCCGTGCTCGCCCTGCGGGGACGGCTCGCCGACGCGGAGGAGGGCGCGGCGCTGACCGCGGCCCTCGCCGGCTGGACCGTCCTGCCGCAGCGCGGCGACGGGCTCGGCGACCGGCTGGCCCACGCCCACGCCGACGTGGCGGCGGCCTGGCCGGGCCGCCCGGTCCTGCAGATCGGCATGGACACCCCGCAGGTGACCCCGGCGCGTCTGGGCGTCGCGGTCCGGCGGCTGCTCACGGTCGACGCGGTGCTCGGCCGGGCCGTCGACGGCGGCTGGTGGGCCCTGGGGCTGCGGGACGCCCGGCACGCGGCCGCGCTGCGCGAGGTGCCGATGTCCACCGCGCAGACCGGGCGGCGCACCGTGGCGGCGCTCGCGGACCGGGGACTGCGCACCGCCCCGCTGGCCGTGCTGCGCGACGTCGACGAATGGCCCGACGCGCTGGCCGTCGCCGCCGAGGTGCCGGAGAGCCGGTTCGCCCGGGCGGTGGCGCCGCTGCACCACGCCCTGCGGCGCGGCGGCCGGCCGTGA
- a CDS encoding class I SAM-dependent methyltransferase: MTLGARAAGELPAPVAGGVATRPDGFAAALDRARGRHWLLHSDGRRSSLPVGRWHGPPEPASAVVVARCAGPTLDVGCGPGRLTLALTRAGHTAVGVDVSAQAVRLTRRRGAVAIHRDVFARLPGEGHWAHVLLMDGNIGIGGDPVALLGRCRELIRPEGTVIVELEPPGAGLWRGRSRLASLSADGELRRSGTFSWARLDAVAVHDVAAAAGMVVPEVFRAGRRWFGELAVPVPPEGAVPRACRRGGSARSG, from the coding sequence GTGACCCTCGGCGCCCGCGCCGCGGGGGAGCTGCCGGCACCCGTCGCGGGTGGCGTCGCGACCCGGCCGGACGGCTTCGCCGCCGCGCTCGACCGCGCACGCGGTCGGCACTGGCTGCTGCACAGCGACGGGCGGCGCAGCTCGCTGCCGGTGGGGCGCTGGCACGGCCCGCCCGAGCCGGCGAGCGCGGTCGTCGTCGCCCGGTGCGCCGGCCCCACCCTCGACGTCGGGTGCGGCCCGGGCCGGCTCACCCTCGCGCTCACCCGGGCGGGACACACCGCCGTCGGCGTCGACGTCTCCGCCCAGGCCGTACGCCTCACCCGCCGCCGTGGGGCGGTCGCCATCCACCGGGACGTCTTCGCCCGGCTGCCCGGTGAGGGCCACTGGGCCCACGTCCTGCTGATGGACGGCAACATCGGCATCGGCGGGGACCCGGTCGCCCTGCTCGGCCGGTGCCGTGAACTGATCCGTCCGGAGGGGACCGTCATCGTGGAGCTGGAGCCGCCCGGGGCCGGTCTCTGGCGCGGGCGGAGCAGGCTGGCCAGCCTCTCCGCGGACGGGGAGCTACGCCGGAGCGGGACGTTCAGCTGGGCCCGACTGGACGCGGTCGCGGTGCACGACGTGGCCGCCGCCGCGGGCATGGTCGTGCCGGAGGTGTTCCGGGCCGGCCGGCGCTGGTTCGGCGAACTCGCCGTTCCCGTCCCGCCGGAGGGCGCCGTGCCCCGGGCGTGCCGCCGCGGCGGGTCGGCGCGGTCGGGGTAG